In Roseofilum casamattae BLCC-M143, the following proteins share a genomic window:
- a CDS encoding restriction endonuclease, with protein sequence MTIPNFQRILLPLLQLAGDRQLHSIQEAIQHLVNIFQLTDEERKELLPSGKQAIFDNRVGWARTYLKKAGLLESPARSFFQITTRGLDLLKTNPSEINIALLKKYPEFIEFKTGNSSKENYSYAHDFVSEAELNNSSQQTPQEILEYSYQELRSSLAQELLEKVKSCSPSFFEYLVVELLVKMGYGGSMKEAGRAMGKTGDEGIDGMIKEDRLGLDRIYIQAKRWQDSVGRPEIQKFVGALAGQGANKGIFITTSKFTQQAKTYSPKNDTKVVLIDGAELAEYMIDFDLGVSTVSEYKLKKIDTDYFEAD encoded by the coding sequence ATGACCATTCCTAATTTTCAAAGAATTCTCTTACCCTTATTGCAGCTTGCGGGCGATCGACAACTCCATTCAATTCAAGAAGCTATCCAGCACCTTGTTAATATTTTTCAACTTACAGATGAAGAGCGCAAAGAATTACTTCCTAGTGGAAAACAAGCTATTTTTGATAATCGAGTTGGTTGGGCCAGGACTTATCTGAAAAAAGCTGGATTATTAGAATCTCCAGCGCGGTCATTTTTTCAAATTACCACTCGAGGCTTGGACTTACTCAAAACGAATCCCAGTGAAATCAATATAGCTCTACTAAAAAAGTATCCAGAATTTATAGAATTTAAAACAGGTAATTCTTCAAAAGAAAATTATTCTTATGCTCATGATTTTGTATCTGAAGCAGAACTGAATAACTCTAGTCAGCAAACTCCTCAAGAAATTTTGGAATATTCATATCAAGAGCTGCGCAGTTCCTTAGCTCAAGAACTTTTAGAGAAAGTCAAATCTTGCTCGCCATCTTTTTTTGAGTATCTCGTCGTTGAACTGTTAGTAAAAATGGGATATGGCGGCTCGATGAAGGAGGCTGGGAGAGCAATGGGTAAAACTGGGGATGAAGGCATTGATGGTATGATTAAAGAAGATCGTCTAGGATTAGATCGAATTTATATTCAAGCCAAACGTTGGCAGGATTCAGTTGGTAGACCAGAAATTCAGAAATTTGTCGGCGCTTTAGCGGGTCAAGGGGCTAATAAAGGCATTTTTATTACCACCTCTAAATTTACGCAACAAGCTAAAACCTATTCTCCCAAAAATGACACGAAAGTGGTTTTAATTGATGGAGCAGAGTTAGCTGAGTATATGATTGATTTTGACTTAGGAGTATCTACGGTCTCAGAATATAAGCTAAAAAAAATAGATACGGATTATTTTGAAGCCGATTAG
- the chlG gene encoding chlorophyll synthase ChlG — MSNDDTASKPTSSGRPRRNSSAQTRQMLGMKGAETQETNIWKIRLQLMKPITWIPLIWGVLCGAVSSGGFTWTVENVAMAVGCMVLSGPLMVGYTQTMNDFYDAEIDAINEPYRPIPSGAISLGQVEAQIWVLLFLGIGLAYGLDVWAGHQAKYLTVIAVFGSYISYIYSAPPLKLKQNGWLGNYALGASYIAFPWWAGHALFGELNWTIAILTLFYSLSGLGIAIVNDFKSVEGDRQMGLKSLPVMFGVTTAAWICVLAIDVFQAGVAGYLISIHENLYATILLLFIIPQITFQDMYFLRNPLENDVKYQASAQPFLVLGMLVTAMALGHAGI, encoded by the coding sequence ATGAGCAACGACGACACCGCATCCAAACCGACCTCATCCGGACGACCCCGGCGTAATAGCAGCGCTCAAACTCGGCAAATGCTGGGAATGAAGGGCGCAGAAACTCAGGAAACCAATATCTGGAAGATTCGCCTCCAGTTGATGAAACCGATCACTTGGATTCCTTTGATTTGGGGCGTGTTGTGCGGAGCGGTTTCGTCTGGGGGTTTTACCTGGACGGTGGAAAATGTCGCCATGGCCGTCGGATGCATGGTGTTATCGGGTCCGTTAATGGTGGGCTATACGCAAACCATGAATGATTTCTACGATGCCGAAATTGACGCGATTAACGAACCCTATCGGCCAATTCCATCTGGAGCGATTTCTCTCGGACAAGTGGAGGCACAAATTTGGGTTTTACTATTCTTGGGAATTGGTTTAGCCTACGGGTTGGATGTTTGGGCCGGACACCAGGCGAAATATCTGACAGTAATTGCAGTGTTCGGTAGCTACATTTCCTATATCTATTCGGCGCCACCTTTAAAGCTGAAACAGAATGGTTGGTTGGGTAACTATGCCCTGGGAGCGAGTTATATTGCGTTTCCCTGGTGGGCCGGTCATGCGTTGTTTGGCGAACTCAATTGGACGATCGCAATTCTGACATTGTTCTATAGCTTATCCGGATTGGGAATTGCGATTGTTAACGACTTTAAGAGCGTTGAAGGCGATCGGCAAATGGGTCTGAAGTCGCTTCCGGTGATGTTTGGAGTCACGACAGCGGCGTGGATTTGCGTCTTGGCGATCGATGTGTTTCAAGCCGGAGTTGCGGGCTATCTAATTAGCATTCACGAAAACCTCTATGCCACAATTTTGCTCTTGTTTATTATTCCGCAAATTACGTTCCAAGATATGTATTTTCTGCGCAATCCCTTGGAAAATGATGTGAAATATCAAGCGAGCGCGCAACCCTTCCTCGTCTTAGGCATGTTGGTTACAGCTATGGCATTGGGTCATGCGGGGATTTAA
- a CDS encoding Get3/ArsA fold putative tail anchor-mediating ATPase NosAFP, giving the protein MALILTFLGKGGTGKTTVAIATAKQMAGSGKRVLLVLNEPPAALPFVLGTEVGSEPMAVEPNLEALNLQSTVLLEKGWEDVKELEAKYLQQPFFKEIFGQELGLLPGMDAALAMYAIQEYEKSGKYDTIIYDGDGDRQTLRALGSPEIMSWYVRRFRNAIVNSDIARALSPFIGPVSSAVLNNVDWSSDNFAAPTNEANSNLDLAKAAISDPSKVAVYLVTTADPVSLTKAQYLWGSAQQVGVTVGGVLFNQTTGTADIPEEVRSQFTPLSASVIPFDGSKTRSAVQAALPDFTQANRAPKPMEIDLAAKTVSLFLPGFEKKQVKLTQSGPEITIEAGDQRRNLLLPPPLSGKPVKGAKFQDRYLRISF; this is encoded by the coding sequence ATGGCTCTGATTCTGACATTTTTAGGAAAAGGTGGAACGGGAAAAACCACCGTGGCGATCGCAACGGCAAAGCAAATGGCGGGCAGTGGAAAGCGCGTGCTCTTAGTCCTGAATGAGCCTCCTGCGGCGCTCCCTTTCGTTTTAGGTACAGAGGTGGGCAGCGAGCCGATGGCAGTCGAACCCAATCTCGAAGCCCTGAATCTGCAAAGTACAGTTCTCTTAGAGAAGGGTTGGGAAGATGTAAAAGAGCTGGAGGCCAAATATTTACAGCAGCCGTTTTTTAAAGAGATTTTTGGTCAAGAATTAGGGCTATTGCCGGGCATGGATGCGGCATTGGCCATGTACGCGATCCAAGAATACGAGAAAAGTGGCAAATACGACACGATTATCTACGATGGAGATGGCGATCGCCAAACTCTCAGAGCGCTGGGGTCTCCAGAGATTATGAGCTGGTACGTGCGCCGCTTCCGCAATGCGATCGTCAACTCGGATATTGCCCGCGCTCTGTCTCCCTTCATCGGCCCGGTGAGTAGCGCTGTCTTGAATAATGTGGATTGGTCGAGCGATAATTTCGCCGCTCCGACCAACGAAGCCAACTCGAATCTCGATCTCGCCAAAGCCGCCATTAGCGATCCGAGCAAAGTTGCCGTGTATTTAGTCACCACAGCCGATCCGGTCTCCCTGACGAAAGCGCAATATTTGTGGGGCAGCGCCCAACAAGTCGGAGTCACGGTTGGGGGTGTTTTGTTCAATCAGACAACTGGCACGGCAGACATTCCGGAAGAGGTGCGATCGCAGTTTACCCCCTTGAGCGCAAGCGTTATCCCCTTCGATGGGAGCAAAACGCGATCGGCAGTGCAAGCAGCCCTTCCGGACTTTACCCAAGCTAATCGAGCGCCCAAACCCATGGAGATCGATCTGGCAGCAAAAACCGTGAGCTTATTTTTACCGGGGTTTGAGAAAAAACAAGTGAAACTAACTCAATCCGGACCCGAGATTACCATTGAAGCTGGAGACCAGCGCCGCAACTTGCTGCTTCCGCCACCTTTGAGCGGCAAACCCGTCAAAGGTGCCAAGTTCCAAGATCGTTATTTAAGAATTTCGTTTTAA
- the petP gene encoding cytochrome b6f subunit PetP, with protein sequence MDIGQKVKVKGLIDRIPANLVAKIKQNPVGTISDYKMVDGSGVGFVVDFNGQFSTWFFEEELVAL encoded by the coding sequence ATGGATATTGGTCAGAAGGTAAAAGTAAAGGGTTTAATCGATCGCATCCCCGCTAACCTGGTCGCTAAAATCAAACAAAATCCAGTCGGAACGATCTCCGACTATAAAATGGTTGATGGATCGGGGGTTGGTTTTGTGGTTGACTTTAACGGTCAGTTTTCCACCTGGTTCTTTGAGGAAGAATTGGTCGCTCTCTAA
- a CDS encoding SH3 domain-containing protein has product MMNYGIAGLAVLGLAIAQLPRATAYTQGQPPQELAQSSIAQRNSRRNIIGECRTTRESTWIYNGRSDDSDKIAALESEVNVILAGNGGDGWIAISKPVLGFVSTRSLKPCAPEAPETVTLCTANAAWIYRTRSSDSNPLRSLFADNPVKVATEVASPAWRTVLEPTEGFIREIDLKPCDPSVTPPTSSSDRQSPRRPESNTTARICRRVTDLVDEGLNVRTAPSEDAETIRSLPPNTIVQLKSATSRLQQNGRSWVEIVSPVSGWVSDGTPGNLFNLASISCSRGAG; this is encoded by the coding sequence ATGATGAACTATGGGATCGCGGGTTTAGCAGTGTTAGGACTGGCGATCGCTCAACTTCCCAGAGCGACAGCTTATACTCAAGGGCAACCTCCTCAAGAGCTAGCCCAATCCTCTATTGCGCAACGCAATTCCCGACGCAACATTATTGGAGAATGCCGAACCACTCGCGAATCCACCTGGATCTACAACGGACGTAGCGACGATTCTGATAAAATTGCAGCCCTCGAATCGGAGGTAAACGTGATCTTAGCGGGGAATGGCGGCGACGGGTGGATTGCGATTAGCAAACCAGTTTTGGGATTTGTGTCCACAAGAAGTCTCAAGCCTTGCGCGCCGGAGGCACCAGAAACCGTCACCCTATGTACTGCAAATGCGGCTTGGATTTATCGTACTCGTTCGAGCGACAGTAACCCACTCCGCAGTTTATTTGCTGATAATCCGGTTAAAGTTGCTACTGAGGTGGCTTCCCCGGCATGGCGAACGGTATTAGAACCCACCGAGGGATTTATCCGAGAAATTGACCTAAAACCCTGCGACCCTTCCGTTACCCCTCCAACTTCCTCATCAGACCGGCAATCGCCAAGACGACCGGAATCCAACACAACGGCTCGTATATGCCGTCGGGTCACTGACTTAGTCGATGAGGGATTGAACGTACGCACGGCGCCGAGCGAGGACGCTGAAACCATTCGTTCCTTACCGCCAAATACAATTGTTCAACTCAAATCTGCCACGAGTCGCCTGCAACAAAATGGGCGGTCTTGGGTGGAAATTGTATCTCCAGTTTCCGGGTGGGTGTCCGATGGAACTCCGGGAAATTTGTTCAATTTAGCCTCCATCTCCTGCTCGAGAGGAGCCGGATAG
- a CDS encoding COP23 domain-containing protein yields the protein MVNHPSLCCFYHAQVILNATMKLKSIVSALVLSLLAVGATAQIKSEKSQTFACGVSRDGIPTTVAQVPRGNVPIIRWVSEYFTPIGYDPQTRCRQVSNRLQRYQDQGIANFITTGIQDGLDVICVSSVLGGPCTGLLFTLKPGESASRVIQELFDVGQYGLNPLLQDSQSDRVYIDLGQLVNAGDIEPAL from the coding sequence ATGGTTAATCATCCATCTTTGTGTTGTTTCTATCACGCTCAAGTTATTCTTAATGCTACAATGAAACTCAAGTCTATAGTTAGTGCCCTGGTTTTGTCCTTATTAGCTGTAGGAGCAACGGCCCAAATCAAAAGCGAGAAAAGTCAAACCTTTGCCTGTGGTGTATCTCGCGATGGCATTCCCACAACCGTTGCTCAAGTTCCGCGAGGAAATGTACCGATTATTCGTTGGGTATCTGAATACTTTACTCCCATAGGTTACGATCCGCAAACTCGTTGTCGGCAAGTCTCGAATCGCTTGCAGCGCTATCAAGACCAAGGAATAGCTAATTTTATTACCACCGGAATTCAAGACGGGCTAGATGTGATTTGTGTTTCTAGCGTTCTCGGCGGTCCCTGCACGGGTTTGCTCTTTACTCTCAAGCCTGGGGAAAGTGCCAGTCGAGTCATCCAGGAATTGTTTGATGTGGGTCAATACGGCTTAAATCCCCTCTTACAAGATTCTCAGAGCGATCGCGTATATATCGATTTAGGTCAACTTGTCAATGCTGGAGATATCGAACCCGCGTTGTAA
- a CDS encoding chloride channel protein, protein MPPLLLPKRRVMIAEACLIGLVSGCSAVLLRNGIGAFGSWRVALTQIVPAWIVLPVIGMGFGFLSGMFMERFAPETKGSGIAQVKAVLGGSSLPLNWRTATVKLISGLLSLSSGLTLGRQGPTVHIGAALAAEIARIFPTSPNHRRQMVAAGAAAGLAAGFNAPIAGMLFVLEELLHDMSELTLETAIGASFIGAVVSRLFGGSDLALNREVAASVANFSAPEIPAFVILGVLAGILGTLFNQSIITSLTLSRRLRLSLPARMALAGFISGLCIALLPSSFNNHAGLRQLLLNGDLNVFYAILAFAVNFVLTCVAYSAGTPGGLFAPTLTLGAALGYLVGIPLGLAFGLDPDTYALAGMGAFFSAVGKVPMTSIVIVFEITTDFNLVLPLMIVSVVAYFISSLLEKNSLYERLLVWNGIEPRKEQRKMPEGFDELIAEDVMRREVETLNVQLPFDEVVKAFSRSHHRGFPVVSNGRLVGIVTQSDLSRVVRDNSEDTPPLLQEFMTPDPVTIKPTDPLSEVVYQLNRYKLSRLPVIEGRRLVGIITRSDIIRAESDLLSGQGSATSYHEGIGPHGHGSYGLYQTRGPAVGKGRILVPIANPHTAALLLQMAGAIAAEQDCELECLQVILVSGNTPPDEARIDLEPYWQWTKYTQQLGEKLGISTHTQIRATHDVARTILETIKYRHATMLVMGWKGRTTTPGRIFGNVVDTLIRQAPCEVVLVKWAARGQQAKWRFHRWLLPLAGGPNAIAGAELLPGLIQLSYSATQSEHNGYQQTSLPSPEIQLCQVSPRRTTLDIPVVLEEVQHFLQIRLRGRSPLSPVLSSLDSRSSVTPIPRLSVVQLISSQISQTIIDYVRESDIDVLMMGASREGLLRQAIEGNLPEEIASGCDCTVILVRQTLSLTQPLDR, encoded by the coding sequence GTGCCTCCTCTGCTATTACCCAAACGACGGGTTATGATTGCCGAAGCCTGTCTGATTGGCTTGGTTTCTGGTTGTAGCGCCGTTTTGCTCAGAAATGGTATTGGAGCATTCGGCAGTTGGCGAGTTGCTCTGACGCAGATTGTTCCAGCCTGGATTGTCTTACCTGTTATTGGTATGGGGTTTGGTTTTCTCTCCGGGATGTTTATGGAGAGATTTGCCCCAGAAACAAAAGGCAGCGGTATTGCCCAAGTGAAAGCCGTTTTAGGAGGCAGTTCTCTCCCTTTGAACTGGCGCACCGCTACGGTGAAACTCATCTCCGGACTCCTATCCCTCTCCTCCGGACTCACCCTCGGTCGCCAAGGTCCCACCGTCCACATCGGTGCTGCCTTAGCCGCAGAAATTGCTCGCATTTTTCCCACTTCGCCCAACCATCGCCGACAAATGGTCGCTGCCGGGGCAGCCGCCGGACTCGCCGCTGGGTTCAACGCACCGATCGCCGGAATGTTGTTCGTGCTCGAAGAATTGCTACACGACATGTCCGAGTTAACTCTGGAAACGGCGATCGGTGCTTCATTTATCGGAGCCGTTGTCTCCCGCTTATTTGGCGGCAGCGATCTGGCTCTCAACCGAGAAGTTGCAGCCTCCGTCGCCAACTTTTCCGCTCCGGAAATCCCCGCATTCGTCATTCTCGGCGTTCTCGCTGGCATTCTCGGCACGTTATTCAACCAAAGCATTATTACCAGCCTCACCCTGAGCAGGCGTCTCCGTCTGAGCTTGCCTGCCCGCATGGCCCTAGCCGGCTTTATCTCCGGATTGTGTATTGCCCTGCTTCCCTCCAGCTTTAACAACCATGCCGGTTTGCGACAACTGCTTTTAAACGGCGACCTGAATGTTTTCTACGCAATCTTAGCATTCGCCGTTAACTTTGTACTCACCTGTGTTGCCTACAGTGCGGGTACGCCAGGAGGACTCTTCGCGCCAACGCTAACCTTAGGAGCCGCACTGGGCTATTTAGTCGGCATTCCCCTCGGTCTTGCTTTTGGCCTCGATCCCGATACCTATGCCCTCGCGGGAATGGGAGCATTCTTTAGTGCGGTGGGTAAAGTTCCGATGACTAGCATTGTCATTGTATTTGAAATTACCACAGACTTTAACTTAGTTTTGCCCCTGATGATTGTCTCGGTGGTAGCATATTTTATCTCCAGCTTGCTCGAGAAAAATTCCCTGTACGAGCGGTTATTAGTCTGGAATGGCATCGAACCGCGCAAGGAACAGCGGAAAATGCCAGAAGGATTTGACGAGTTGATTGCTGAAGATGTGATGCGGCGCGAGGTGGAAACCCTAAATGTGCAGTTGCCCTTTGATGAAGTGGTGAAAGCCTTTTCGCGATCGCACCATCGCGGATTTCCCGTCGTCAGCAATGGTCGTTTAGTTGGCATTGTCACTCAATCCGATCTCAGTCGGGTGGTCAGAGACAACAGCGAAGATACTCCGCCGCTCTTGCAAGAGTTCATGACCCCCGATCCTGTCACGATTAAACCCACCGACCCCCTCAGCGAGGTCGTGTATCAGTTGAATCGTTATAAACTGAGCCGGTTACCCGTTATCGAGGGACGCCGGTTAGTTGGAATTATTACTCGCAGCGATATTATCCGCGCCGAGTCCGATCTCTTGAGCGGCCAAGGGTCGGCAACCTCCTACCATGAAGGTATCGGACCTCACGGCCACGGTTCTTATGGCTTGTATCAAACCCGAGGGCCGGCGGTGGGTAAAGGGCGGATTTTAGTCCCGATCGCCAATCCCCATACCGCAGCCTTATTATTACAAATGGCGGGAGCGATCGCGGCCGAACAAGATTGTGAGTTAGAGTGTTTGCAAGTTATTCTCGTTTCCGGGAATACGCCGCCCGATGAAGCCCGCATCGATCTCGAACCCTATTGGCAATGGACAAAATATACCCAACAGTTAGGAGAGAAGCTGGGCATTAGTACTCATACCCAGATTCGTGCCACCCACGATGTTGCCCGCACGATTTTAGAGACGATTAAGTATCGTCATGCCACCATGCTGGTGATGGGATGGAAAGGACGGACGACAACTCCCGGACGGATTTTTGGCAATGTCGTCGATACCTTAATTCGCCAAGCTCCTTGTGAGGTAGTTTTGGTGAAGTGGGCCGCGCGCGGACAGCAGGCCAAATGGCGGTTTCATCGCTGGTTGTTACCCTTAGCGGGAGGGCCGAATGCGATCGCCGGAGCGGAGTTATTGCCCGGTTTAATCCAATTAAGTTACTCCGCAACTCAGTCCGAGCACAATGGCTACCAGCAGACAAGCCTTCCTTCTCCAGAGATTCAATTATGCCAGGTGTCTCCGCGCAGAACGACTCTAGATATTCCCGTAGTCTTAGAAGAGGTGCAACATTTTTTACAAATTCGGTTGCGCGGTCGCAGCCCCTTATCCCCCGTCCTCTCCTCCCTAGATAGTCGGAGTTCGGTGACTCCGATCCCTCGCTTAAGCGTCGTTCAGTTAATTTCATCGCAGATTAGCCAGACCATTATTGACTACGTGCGCGAGTCCGATATTGACGTGCTCATGATGGGGGCATCTCGTGAAGGTTTGCTGCGCCAGGCCATTGAAGGAAATTTGCCGGAAGAAATTGCCTCTGGATGCGATTGTACGGTGATTTTAGTCCGCCAAACTCTCTCCCTAACTCAGCCGTTAGATCGTTAG
- a CDS encoding Uma2 family endonuclease, translated as MTSLPQLQLEEVEYPSSDGEPMAESDITREFMIDSVRSLQAYFQQRSDVYVSANSFIYYEQGNNKACISPDVYVVFGVRNRKRESYKVWREGGITPDFVLEVTSETTQEKDQGIKPNIYRQLEVKEYFQYDPSGHYLNPILQGLRLVDGEYEPIVGESVSASDISLYSKTLGLELCLVYGDLRFRNPQTGELLENRQEVEQRRREAELGRREAELALTESERSLSRLQQSLTEAERTLANTARQLLSSGFEIERVAQLMQLSVEQVRLLVD; from the coding sequence ATGACCAGCTTACCTCAACTGCAACTCGAAGAAGTAGAATATCCCAGTAGCGATGGAGAACCAATGGCTGAAAGCGATATCACGCGAGAATTTATGATAGACAGCGTTCGGTCATTACAAGCCTATTTTCAGCAGCGCTCGGATGTCTATGTTTCGGCCAACTCTTTCATTTATTACGAACAAGGCAATAACAAAGCTTGTATCTCGCCAGATGTCTATGTCGTCTTTGGAGTGCGCAACCGGAAGCGAGAGAGTTATAAGGTGTGGCGAGAGGGAGGTATTACTCCAGATTTCGTCTTAGAAGTGACTTCGGAAACGACCCAGGAAAAAGACCAAGGCATCAAACCCAATATCTATCGCCAGTTGGAAGTCAAAGAATATTTTCAGTACGACCCATCAGGACATTATCTCAATCCAATCTTGCAGGGATTGAGGTTGGTTGATGGAGAATACGAACCTATTGTCGGCGAGAGTGTTTCTGCGAGCGACATCTCCCTGTACAGCAAGACTTTAGGACTAGAATTGTGCTTGGTTTATGGAGATTTGCGATTTCGCAACCCGCAAACTGGGGAGTTGCTGGAAAATCGTCAAGAGGTAGAACAACGGCGAAGGGAAGCTGAACTGGGACGAAGGGAAGCTGAATTAGCCCTAACCGAATCAGAGCGATCGCTCTCTAGATTACAACAATCTCTCACAGAAGCCGAACGTACTCTAGCAAATACGGCCCGCCAATTGCTCAGCTCTGGATTTGAGATAGAACGAGTGGCACAATTAATGCAATTATCGGTCGAGCAAGTGAGGTTGTTGGTCGATTAA
- a CDS encoding Uma2 family endonuclease: MTSLSQLQLEEVEYPSSDGEPMAESDITREFTIDSVRSLQAYFQQRSDVYVSANSFIYYEQGNNKACISPDVYVVFGVRNRKRESYKVWREGGITPDFVLEVTSETTQEKDQGIKPNIYRQLEVKEYFQYDPSGHYLNPILQGLRLVDGEYEPIVGQSVSSSDISLYSETLGLELCLVYGDLRFRNPQTGELLENRQEVEQRRREAELGRREAELALANTARELLKSGFEMERVAQLMQLSVEKVRLLVEQ, translated from the coding sequence ATGACTAGTTTAAGTCAACTGCAACTCGAAGAAGTAGAATACCCCAGTAGCGATGGAGAACCAATGGCTGAAAGCGATATCACGCGAGAATTCACGATCGATAGCGTTCGGTCATTGCAAGCCTATTTTCAGCAGCGCTCGGATGTTTATGTTTCGGCCAACTCTTTCATTTATTACGAACAAGGCAATAACAAAGCTTGTATCTCGCCAGATGTCTATGTCGTCTTCGGAGTCCGTAACCGAAAGCGAGAGAGTTATAAGGTGTGGCGAGAGGGAGGTATTACTCCAGATTTCGTTTTAGAAGTTACCTCGGAAACGACTCAGGAAAAAGACCAAGGGATTAAACCCAATATCTATCGCCAGTTAGAAGTGAAAGAATATTTCCAGTACGACCCATCGGGACATTATCTCAATCCAATTTTACAAGGATTGAGGTTGGTTGATGGAGAATACGAACCGATTGTCGGCCAGAGTGTTTCTTCGAGCGACATTTCGTTATATAGCGAGACTTTAGGACTGGAATTGTGCTTGGTTTATGGAGATTTGCGATTTCGCAACCCGCAAACTGGGGAGTTGCTGGAAAATCGTCAAGAGGTAGAACAACGGCGAAGGGAAGCTGAACTGGGACGAAGGGAAGCTGAACTGGCCCTAGCAAATACGGCGCGCGAGTTATTAAAGTCTGGATTTGAGATGGAACGAGTTGCACAGTTAATGCAATTGTCTGTTGAAAAGGTGAGGTTATTAGTCGAGCAATAG